From Gammaproteobacteria bacterium, the proteins below share one genomic window:
- a CDS encoding cation transporter: protein MVHTHEHAHAQNGSQRRLLAALVLTSAFAIFEAAVGWFSGSLTLLGDAGHMLTDSAAVGIGVAAAWLSQKPPSARHSYGFKRAEIIGALINVLFMVAIVVAIGITAIDRLLEPQPVAGLAVIIVGFAGLLVNLLAVWVLRGDSESLNVPGALLHVFGDLLGSVAALAAGAVIWWTGWMPIDPILSIFIGLLILVSSVRLLREILHVLMEGVPPHVDLDEVARAMVSVNDVVSVHDLHVWSLGSRACALSAHVRITDMRCWPTALDLLKNMLGNRFALTHTTL from the coding sequence ATGGTCCACACCCACGAACATGCGCACGCGCAAAACGGCAGCCAGCGCCGTCTGCTCGCCGCGCTGGTATTGACTAGCGCCTTCGCGATCTTCGAAGCAGCAGTGGGCTGGTTTTCGGGATCGCTTACATTGCTGGGCGATGCGGGACACATGCTCACGGACTCGGCTGCCGTGGGCATTGGCGTGGCGGCGGCATGGCTGAGTCAAAAACCGCCTTCCGCCCGCCATTCCTATGGCTTCAAGCGGGCCGAGATTATCGGCGCGCTCATCAACGTGCTGTTTATGGTCGCGATCGTGGTCGCCATCGGCATCACCGCGATCGATCGGTTGTTAGAGCCGCAACCGGTGGCCGGCTTAGCGGTCATTATCGTCGGATTCGCCGGATTACTGGTCAACCTGCTCGCCGTGTGGGTGCTGCGCGGCGACAGTGAAAGCCTCAACGTGCCCGGCGCGCTGCTGCACGTATTCGGCGATCTGCTGGGCTCCGTCGCCGCGCTCGCGGCGGGCGCGGTGATCTGGTGGACAGGCTGGATGCCCATCGATCCCATCCTGTCGATCTTTATCGGTTTGCTGATCCTTGTCTCAAGTGTTCGCCTGCTGCGGGAGATCTTGCACGTACTGATGGAAGGCGTGCCGCCGCACGTGGATCTGGACGAGGTCGCGCGCGCGATGGTGTCCGTAAACGACGTTGTATCCGTACATGATCTGCACGTCTGGTCGCTAGGTTCGCGCGCGTGCGCGTTGTCAGCACACGTGCGGATTACGGACATGCGCTGCTGGCCGACAGCGCTCGATCTGCTCAAGAACATGTTGGGCAACCGGTTTGCGCTAACGCATACGACCTTGTAA
- a CDS encoding cation transporter — protein MPLCNHDNESDHKPLSRERAVTLKVVLVINAAMFLALGTACLWADSSALLADSADNLGDAFVYAISLFVAYRSLRWRAGAAFVKGLVQLAFGLGIIIGIVIKLLGHHEPAGLAIMAVAAVALIANLICLMLLQRHRGEDVNMRSVWMCSRNDVIGNAAVIVAGGAVWLAGSSWPDLIVAALLALVFLHTSYDVLRGASRAWRTGARPS, from the coding sequence ATGCCTTTGTGCAATCACGACAACGAATCAGACCACAAGCCGCTAAGTCGCGAACGCGCCGTCACGCTCAAAGTGGTTCTGGTTATTAACGCAGCGATGTTTCTGGCCCTCGGCACGGCGTGTTTGTGGGCGGACTCCTCGGCGCTGCTTGCCGATTCCGCAGATAATCTGGGCGACGCGTTCGTCTATGCCATCAGCCTGTTCGTCGCGTATCGAAGTCTGCGCTGGCGGGCAGGCGCGGCATTTGTCAAAGGGCTCGTGCAACTCGCATTCGGCCTTGGGATCATCATCGGCATCGTCATAAAGCTGCTGGGGCACCACGAACCGGCAGGGCTCGCGATTATGGCTGTGGCCGCGGTCGCGCTGATCGCCAATCTGATTTGTCTGATGCTGCTGCAACGTCATCGCGGCGAAGACGTGAACATGCGCTCGGTATGGATGTGCTCGCGCAACGACGTGATCGGCAACGCGGCCGTCATTGTCGCCGGCGGCGCCGTGTGGTTGGCGGGCAGCTCGTGGCCGGACTTGATCGTGGCCGCGTTGCTGGCGTTGGTGTTTCTGCACACCTCGTACGACGTGCTGCGCGGCGCATCCCGTGCCTGGCGTACCGGTGCGCGTCCTTCGTAA
- the dmeF gene encoding CDF family Co(II)/Ni(II) efflux transporter DmeF, producing MHREHLSDWQHAHSFGQDQLRSGERRTWIVIGLTTAMMVWEIIAGTVYGSMALLADGLHMGSHATALGITAFAYFYARRHAHDRRFSFGTGKVNALGGFTGAVLLAGFALMMAAQSIDRLFNPVAIAFNSAILVAIIGLMVNSVCALILKDHDHDRHGHVHAHQHDHVSHGHSDHNLRSAYLHVLADALTSLLAIFALLAAKYFGLYWMDPMMGMVGAALVTRWSWGLLRDTSGVLLDRQAPDTLCQSIRDRIEADRDTRISDLHVWSIGPSLYAAAIVIVAHHPKSPQHYKSMVAATPSLVHVTIEVDICE from the coding sequence ATGCATCGCGAACACTTGAGCGATTGGCAGCACGCTCACAGCTTTGGTCAGGATCAGCTACGGTCCGGCGAGCGGCGCACCTGGATCGTGATCGGACTCACCACCGCGATGATGGTGTGGGAGATCATCGCCGGGACCGTCTACGGATCGATGGCGCTGCTGGCGGATGGCTTGCACATGGGTTCTCATGCCACGGCTTTGGGCATCACGGCCTTTGCTTACTTCTACGCGCGCCGGCACGCACATGATCGGCGCTTCAGCTTCGGTACCGGCAAAGTCAATGCTCTGGGCGGATTCACGGGCGCGGTGCTGCTAGCGGGGTTTGCGTTGATGATGGCGGCGCAGAGCATCGATCGCTTGTTCAATCCGGTTGCGATCGCCTTCAACAGCGCCATCCTGGTGGCCATCATCGGTCTGATGGTCAACAGTGTGTGCGCGCTGATTCTTAAAGACCATGATCACGATCGTCACGGTCATGTGCACGCCCACCAGCACGACCACGTAAGCCACGGTCACTCGGATCACAACTTGCGATCGGCCTATCTGCACGTGCTGGCCGATGCGCTCACCTCGCTGCTCGCTATATTTGCATTGCTCGCGGCTAAATATTTCGGCTTGTATTGGATGGACCCGATGATGGGCATGGTCGGCGCGGCGCTAGTCACGCGCTGGTCGTGGGGCCTGCTGCGCGATACGAGCGGCGTGCTGCTGGATCGACAAGCGCCCGACACGCTTTGTCAGTCAATCCGCGATCGTATCGAAGCCGATCGCGACACGCGGATCAGTGATTTGCATGTCTGGTCGATCGGGCCGAGCCTTTACGCCGCCGCGATCGTCATCGTCGCCCATCATCCAAAGTCCCCGCAACATTACAAAAGCATGGTTGCCGCGACACCGTCGTTGGTGCATGTGACCATTGAAGTCGATATTTGCGAATAA